The following nucleotide sequence is from Streptomyces bathyalis.
CGAGCAGCAGTTGCTCAAGCGGACCCGTGGCGGCGCCGTGCTCGCCCCTGTCGCCTACGACCTGCCGATCCGCTACAAGCGCGGTCACCATGCCTCGAAGCACGCCGTCGCCGAGACCGCGGCGGCGATGGTGGAGGAGGGCGACGTCGTCGGGCTCAGCGGTGGCACGACGACGACGGAGATCGCCCGGTCGCTCGCGACCCGGCCGGAGTTCGCGGAGGCGGGCCCGCAGGCGCGTCTGACCATCGTCACCAACTCCCTCAACATCGCGAACGAGTTGGCGGTCCGTCCGCAGATCAGGATCGTGCTGACGGGCGGCGTGGCCCATTCCCGTTCCTTCGAACTCACCGGTCCCTACAGCGAGATGGTGCTGCGGCAGCTCACGCTGGACATCGCCTTCATCGGTGTGAACGGCATCGACGCGCAGTGGGGCGGCACCGTCCACGACGAGGCCGAGGCCAGCACGAACCGGCTCATGGCCGAGCGGGCGGCCCGTGCCGTTGTCGTCGCGGACTCCTCGAAGCTGGGCCTGCGCTGCTTCGCCCGCGTCGGCGGGGCGGACGTCTTCGGCACGCTCGTGACCGACGCGGCCATGGACGAAGCCTCCCGGCAGAAGTTCACCGACCAGGGGCTGCGTGTGGTGACGGCGGCGCCGCCCATGGCCGGTGGCTGAGCAACAGCCCGGAGGCGAAGCCTGCCGCGTGCGCATGCGGCGTGCGCCCGTCCGGCGCCCGCCCGGTTACGTCGTCGCTGGCGACGCGGGCCGACCTGCGAGTCCGTTGCCACGGGACAGCGCACGGCCAGTGCCAGAATGCCCAGCATGGAACGATCTTCCTCAGCGGCAGTCGGCACAGCGATCCCCTCCGGCCCGGCAAGCGATCCCGGCAGTGACCCGGTGGGTGCGGAACCCGCCCTGGCACAGGCCGAGGCAGCCGCTGCCGGCACCGATGCCGGTCTTCCGGGCATCGCACACGCCTGGGCCGCGCTGGGAGGTGACGGCGCGCTGCTCGAAAGGATCTCCTGCACACAGCGCGCGGTGCTGCCGTCCCGGCTGCCGGTGCTCGAACTGGCCCGCGCATCGGTCGCTGTGTGCTCACTGGCCGCGGCCGAGCTGTCGTCCGTACGGGCCGGGGGGACCGGGACGGGCACCACTGCGGGCGGTGGCGGTGGCAATGAGAGCGGCAGCCGGGCGGTGCCGTCCGTACAGGTGGACGACGGCGCCGTGGCGACCTCCTTCACCAGCGGGCGTCATCTGAGAGCGGACGGACGCGCCCCGGTCACGTTCTCCCCGCTGTCCCGTTTCTGGCGCACCGCCGACGGCTGGCTGCGCACCCACGCGAACTACCCGCACCACCGAACCCGGTTGCTGTCCGCCCTCGGCATCTCCGTCGAGGACCGCGACGACACCACGCTCGCGGAGATCCTCGCCACGGAACTGGCCCAGCGTGACGCCGCCGAGGTCGAGGAGACGGTGCATGCGGCGGGCGGCCTCGCCGTCGCGGTCCGTACGGCCAAGGAGTGGGCGGCGCATCCTCAGGGCCTGCAGGCGGCCCGCCGTCCGCTGCTGACGACGGCACGCATGGACCAGGCGCCCGTCCGCACCCTGCCTGACCCCTCGGGCAAGGGCCCGATGCACGGGGTGCGCGTGCTGGACCTCACCAGAGTCCTGGCCGGCCCCGTCGCCAGCCGCGCGCTCGCCCTCTTCGGCGCTGACGTGCTCCGCATCGACGCCCCGCAGCTTCCCGAGAACCTGGACACGCACGCCGACACCGGCGCCGGAAAGCGCTCCGCGCTCCTGGACCTCTCTTCCCGGTCCGGGCAGGCGGCCTTCGACGAACTGCTGGCGGCGGCGGACGTTGTCGTGACCGGCTACCGCCCCGGCGCACTCGACCGCTTCGGGCTGGCACCCGAGTCGCTGGCCGACCGCCGCCCGGGAGTGGTCGTGGGCCAGCTCAGCGCCTGGGGCGCGTACGGGCCCTGGCACAGAAGGCGCGGCTTCGACAGCCTCGTGCAGGCGGCGAGCGGAATCTCCATCATCGAGGGGCAGCAGGACGAGGCGGGCGAGGGGATCCCGGGCGCCCTGCCGGCGCAGGCCCTCGACCACGGCACCGGCTATCTGCTGGCAGCCGCGTTGATGCGGGCTCTCACCGAGCAGCGGCGCGGCCGGTGCGGCGCGAGGCTGGTACGGCTGGCCCTGTCCCAGACTGCCAACTGGCTGATGAACGGGCTGACTTCGCAGATCTCACCCTACGCACTGTCCCAGGCGGCGGAGGCCGCAGCTCAGGAGCCGGTGGATCCGGCGGCCTGGCTGGCCGAGACGGACAGCCCGCTGGGCCGTCTGCGCTATGCGCTGCCACCGGTCGCCTACGACGGCTCCCCCACCGACTGGCCGCACCCGCCCGGCATGCCGGGCACGGATCCCGCTGCCTGGTGGTGATCAGGGGGCCGGTGGTGATCAGGGCGGGCCGACCGCCCGCCGGTCACCGAACATGCCGACCGCCCGGAGGCCGTCGACCTCCCACTACAGGGACTTGCCGCCGTGGTCGCTGCTCCCGTGGCCCCCGTGACCACCGTGGTGCCCGCCGTGGTGCCCGCCGTGGTGCCCGCCGTGTCCGCGGCGCCGGTCCCGCCCTTCCCTGCGCTCGCGGCGCTCCAGCTCCCGCTGCTGGCGCCGCTCGGCGCGCAGCTCGAGCTTCTCCTCGCGCGGGATCTTCCGTACGACTCCGACGCCGCCCATCACCGTGACGCCGGTGATCACCACGCGCGGTGCGCCGGCGTCGCCGAATCCCGAGGCGGAGGAGTCGAATCCGCCCATGATGCCGACGCCGCGGACCTCGACCCCGACGCCCGGCGGCACGGTGACGCTGAAGCCGCCCATCAGCGCGAAGCAGCGGATGACGACGTCCCGGTCCTCGAAGCGGGCCTCCCGCAGGTCCAGTTCACCGCCGCCCATGATGCCGATGCCGGTGAAGACGCGCGGCACGGTCCACTGTCCGCGGCGCCCGAACCCGCCCATGATTCCGATGCCCCAGCGTGAGGTGGCCCTTCCGCCGATCCGCTCCGCCCACCGCCGCGTCTTGCGCAGCGAGGGAGCCGTCGAGGCGTCCTGCGCTCCGGAGACCTCCGGCGAGCGGTCACCGGAGGTGTCCTCCTCCGGGTGGTGCGGGAGATCGCGTACGAGAGGAACCAACTCCCCGCGCGTGCGGGCCCGGTAGGTGCTGTCGAGACGTTCCTGGAACTCGTCCATGCCGAGCCGCCCCTCGGCCAGCGCATCGCGCAGCACGTCCGCGATGCGCTCCCGCTCGGCGTCCGAAGCGCGCATGTCGGGGAGCTCGTCACTCATGCGGTCACCCTATTACGCACAGTGGCCTCCGGAACCGGCTACTGGACGGACGCGAGAAGCCACTCGGCCAGGGCGACGGCCGCGAATCCCAGCACCAGCACCCCGGTGGCGACCCGGGTCCGGCCACGTCGGCTGAGCACGATCGCGGTGCCGGAGAGGATGAGCGCGATGCCGTAGAAGCCCATGGTGAGCACCGAGGGCGCGCTGCCCAGCCGTACGACGAGTGCGACGGCCACGGCCACCATGACCACGCCGGAGACGACGATGCGGACCCTGCGTGCCTGCCGCGGTGTCAGACCGGTACGGGCGGCCGGTTCGGTCTGCTCGGCCGGCTCCCCCTCCTCACCCGGCGCGGGTCCGGGCTCTTCTTCCCCGGTGACCGCGGCGGTCCCGTCCTCGGTCGTCTCGTCTTCGGTCGGCGGGCTTATGTTCGCTTCGGGCATGCCGGGAGGTTATCCGCATTCGGCACCGCGTGTCGCGCGAGGGCCGTCCAGGGCACCGGAACGAACGGCCCGCCGGGGCGGGAACCCGCGCGGCGCCCCAACTCCCCGACTGCTAGGGCTCCTTGTGCGTCCACTTGCGCAGCTCGGCGCGGGTGTCGAACTTGGCGAGGTTCGTGTCGATCGGGTCGTTGGTGTACTGGTGGAAGCGCCACGAGTGCTTGATTCCCGGCTTGCCGGGCTTGCCGTTGTAGTGCGCTATCCACAGGCCGTCACCGGCGAACGACGTCGTGTCGTGGTTGAACCAGAAGTTGGTGTTGCAGTACAGCAGGACTCTGGTGTGGGGGCGTTCCTTCTGGACGTACTTGATGAAGTAGTCCTTCTCCGCGTTGGTGACCTCGGAGTCCTCCCAGTCCAGGACGAGCATGTCGCCCTTGACCAGGTTGATCTTCGACATGAAGTAGTCGGCCTGCTTCTTCATGCTCCCGGCGCGGCCGAAGTGGTAGAAGCCGGTGACGAGTTCGGCGTCGCGCGCGGTCTTGCGCTGGGCGACCCATTTGGGGTTGGTGTACGACGTCCCCTCCGTGATCTTGATGAAGACGAAGTCGAGACCTTTCGTGCTGTAGTCCGACGGTTGGTAGCTCGAGACGTCGACGCCCTTGATCACCATGCACTCCTTCTGCCGTCCGGCCACGCGGTCATCAGTTCCGATACCCGTAACCCGGCGCACCGTACCCCGAACGGGCCGCCGTGGGGCCCCGATCGGTCGCTCCGGGCGACCACTCGACCCTGCCCGCGCGCCCTCCTCCGGCGCGTCCCCCGGCGCCCGTGACGCCGGGCGGCGAGGATCGGTGCGGGTGCGGCAGCGGCCGCACCCGGCACACTGGTAGAGACGCACAGGCGACGAGGAGTACGACCATGGCGACGACACGCACCGCTCACACCGTGTGGAACGGGGACCTGAAGAAGGGGTCGGGTGAGGTCACCTTCGACTCCTCCGGCATCGGTACGCAGTCCGTCACCTGGGCATCGCGAGCGGAGGAGCCGAACGGGAGGACGAGCCCGGAGGAGCTGATCGCGGCCGCGCACTCCAGCTGCTTCTCGATGGCCCTGTCCAACGGGCTCAACTCCGCGGGCAAGCCCCCCACCCGGCTGGACACCCGGGCCGACGTCACGTTCCAGCCGGGCACCGGCATCACAGGCATCCACCTCACCGTGCAGGGCGAGGTCCCGGGCATCGACGAGGCCTCCTTCACCGCCGCGGCGGAGGAGGCCAAGACCAACTGCCCTGTCTCCCAGGCCCTTTCGGGCACCACCATCACGCTGACCGCCAAGCTGAGCTGAGCCGGGCGGCAAGCGGGCACGAGCCCCCGCTGCCGCACGGGAGCGGAGGAGAGATGCCGGAACTGCCCGAGGTCGAGGCGCTGCGCGACTTCCTGGACGACCGCCTCACGGGGCGCACGGTGGAGCGCGTCACGCCCGTGGCGATCAGCGTGCTGAAGACCTACGAGCCGCAGCCCTCCGCGCTGGAGGGGCAGACGGTCACGGGAGTGTCCCGGCACGGGAAGTTCCTCGACCTGGAGGCGGGCGGCCTGCATCTGGTCGTGCACCTGGCCCGGGCGGGATGGCTGCGCTGGCGCGATTCCGTCCCTCCGGGTCCGCCCCGCCCCGGGAAGGGGCCGCTGGCTCTGAGGCTGTCGCTGGCCGGCCCGGAGCAGGGTGGCGAGGGCGGTGGGTTCGATCTCACCGAGGCCGGGACGCGCAAGCGCCTCGCGGTCTACTGCGTGCACGATCCGTCGGAGGTGCCGGGCATCGGGCGGCTCGGCCCGGACCCGCTCGCCGACGACTTCACCAGAGAGGTCTTCGCCGGCCTCGTACAGGGGCAGCGCCACCGGATCAAGGGGCTGCTGCGCGACCAGAGCGTGATCGCCGGGGTCGGGAACGCCTACTCGGACGAGATCCTGCACGCGGCACGGCTGTCACCTTTCAAGATCGCGGACGAGCTCACGGAGGAGGAGATCACCGGCCTCTACGAGGCTCTGCGCGCCACCCTCCGCGATGCCGTGGAACGCTCGCGGGGGCTGGCCGCCGGGAAGCTGAAGTCGGAGAAGAAGACGGGACTGCGGGTACACGGCCGCAAGGGCGAACCGTGTCCTGTGTGCGGCGACACCGTGCGCGAGGTCTCTTTCAGCGACTCCTCCCTGCAGTACTGCGCCACCTGCCAGACCGGCGGCAAGCCGCTCGCGGACCGGCGCATGTCGCGGCTGCTGAAGTAACCCCAGGCCACGATCCCTGACGGTGCCGGGACCGGGCATACTGTTCGCACCTGGGGAGGGGCGCCGCCATGACGACTGATGAAAGTACAGGTATGTCCGCCGACGAGCTGGAGGAGTTCGCCACAGGCCTGGCCAACATGGCACGTGACCTGCTCGCTCAGGACTCCGTACAGAAGACCCTCGACCGCATCGTGACGCACGCCGTGGAACTGGTGGACGGGTGTGAGGCCGCAGGCGTGATGACCGTGGAGAACAGGCAGGTCAAGACGCTGGCCACGAGCAGTGACGTCGTACGCGCCTCGGACCGCCTCCAGGGCGCTCTGGACGAGGGCCCCTGCTTCGACGCGGCGCGGACGCCGAAGGAGGTCTACCGCGTCGCGGACATGACCGAGACCGTCACGCGGTGGCCCCACTACGCGCCCGAGGCCCGCAAGCTGGGCGTCGGAAGCATGATGGGCTTCCTGCTCTACACCGACGAGGACAACCTCGGGGCCCTCGACCTCTACTCCTCGACGCCGAACGCCTTCACGCGGCAGTCCGAGCACGTCGGCTGGCTGCTCGCGTCGCACGCGGCGGTCGCCTTCTCCAGCGCACGTACGCACGCGCAGCTGCACACGGCGCTGGAGACGCGGCACAACATCGGCGAGGCCATCGGCATCGTCATGGAGCGCTATCACCTCGACGAGGACCAGGCCTTCTCCGTGCTGAAGAAGAGTTCGCAGGACCGGAACACCAAGCTGCGCGAGATCGTGCGCATCGTCACCGAGACCGGTGAGATCCCGGGCGCGAAGCCCCGCTCCTAGTCCCTGGCTCTGACAGGGACTAGTGCTTCCCGCCCCGCAGGGCCCGGGTGAGGGTCTTCAGCTTGCTCCCCCGGCTGGTCCGGCGGCTGGAGGAGGAAGAGGTGGTGTGCCGGTAGCCGAACGGGCCCGGCAGGTCCATCGACGTCGTGCGGCGGCCGTCGGAGCTGACAGTGCGGCGCGGGCCGTGCTTGCCACCCGTCGTCACCGACCACGACTTGCGGTTGATGTTCACCTTGACCCCGGGCAGTACCCGGAAGCTCTTACGGAACGTCAGCGGCATGATCGCCTCCTTGTGTATCAGGGCCGCTGCGGTCCCTGGTGCCCGTGACCGTTCACTCCATGCTCCCGGCGTCCGAACCGGCCGAAGAGGTCTCGCCCTGCGGCCGGAAGACCAGCTCGTCGGCCTCCGCGTCGACCAACAGCCCGGTGTGCGGCTTCAGTTCACCGCTGAGCAGCATCCGCGAGAGCCGGTTGTCCACCTCGCGCTGGATGGTCCTGCGCAGGGGCCGCGCCCCGTACTCGGGCTGGTAGCCGCGCTGGGCGAGCCAGTCGACGGCGGCCGGGGTGAACTCGACGGCCAGGTCCTGTGAGTGAACCCGGTGCCGTGTCTCGTCCAGCATCATGTCCGTGACGGTGCGCAGTTGCTCGTCGGAGAGCTGCCGGAAGATGACGATCTCGTCGATGCGGTTGAGGAACTCCGGGCGGAAGTTCTCCCGCAGCGGCCGCATCACGCGCTCGCGCCGGGCGTCCTCCTCTTCCTCCTCGTCCCCGCTGCCGAAGCCGAGGACGGCGCCTCGCCCGGTGATGGCCTCGGAGCCGAGGTTGCTGGTCATGACGATGACCGTGTTGGTGAAGTCGACGGTGCGGCCCTGGGAGTCCGTCAGGCGTCCGTCGTCGAGCACCTGGAGCAGGAGGTTGAAGACGTCCGCGTGCGCCTTCTCGATCTCGTCCAGGAGCAGCAGGGAGTACGGGTTGCGGCGCACGGTCTCCGTCAGCTGGCCCGCGTCCTCGTGCCCGACGTAGCCGGGCGGGGCACCGACGAGCCGGCTGACGGTGTGCCGCTCCTGGTACTCGCTCATGTCGAGGCGCACCATCCGCTCGTCGGTGCCGAAGAGCGACTCGGCGAGCGCACGGGCGAGTTCGGTCTTGCCGACGCCCGTGGGGCCGAGGAAGAGGAAGCTGCCGATGGGCTTGGCCGGGCTCGCCAGTCCGGCGCGGGAGCGCAGCACGGCGTCGGCCACGGCGGAGACCGCTTCGTCCTGACCGATGACGCGTTCGCGCAGCCGGTCCTCCATGCCGAGCAGCCGCTCCCTCTCCTCCTGGGTGAGGTTGCTGACGGGGATGCCCGTCTGGCGGGCGACGATGTCGGCGATGTCCTCGACGGTGACCTCGGCGATGCGCCCGTTGGGGTGCTGCTTGCGTTCGCCGCGGCCGATCTCCTCCTCCAGCTCCGTGAGGCGGTCCCGCAGCTGAGTGGCCCGCTCGTAGTCCTCGGCCGCTACGGCCTGGTCCTTGTCCCGGCTGACCCGTTCCGCCTCGCGTTCGAGCGCCCGCATGTCGGTGCCGCGGGTGGCGGTGCGCAGACGTACGCGGGCACCGGCCTGGTCGAGGAGGTCGATGGCCTTGTCCGGAAGGAACCGGCCCGTCAGGTAGCGGTCGGACAGCTCGACGGCGGCGATGAGCGCGTCCCCGGTGTAGCGGACCTGGTGGTGCGCCTCGTAGCGGTCGCGCAGGCCCCGCAGGATCTCCACGGCGTCGGGCACGCTCGGCTCGGAGACGAGGACCGGCTGGAAGCGCCGCGCGAGCGCCGCGTCCTTCTCGATGTGGCGGCGGTGCTCCTCCAGCGTGGTGGCGCCGATGACGTGCAACTCGCCCCGGGAGAGCGGCGGTTTGAGCATGTTGCTCGCGTCCATCGAGCCGCCCTCGGTCCCGCCTCCGCCGGCACCGACGACGGTGTGCAGCTCGTCGATGAAGACGATCAGCTGCTCGGAGCGCTCGCGGATCTCGTCGATGATGGCGTTGAGGCGTTCCTCGAAGTCGCCGCGGTAGCGGGTGCCCGCGATGACGCCGGAGACGTCGAGCTGTACGACGCGGCGGCCCAGCAGGCTGTCCGGCACGTCGCCGTCGGTGATGCGCTGGGCCAGGCCCTCCACGATGGCCGTCTTGCCGACGCCCGCCTCACCGATGAGGACGGGGTTGTTCTTGCCGCGCCGGGCGAGGATCTCGATGGTCTGCTCGATCTCCTCCTCCCTGCCGATCACGGGGTCGATGCGCCCGTCGTGTGCCATCTCCGTCAGGTCGGTGCCGTACTTGTCGAGGTTGGGTGTCTCGGAGCGCTGCTTGCCCTGCGGTCCCCTGCCGGGAGGCGCCTCCGGTCCGGCGGCCTGCGCTCCCGGGTACTGCGGCCCGCCCTGGCCGGGGTGTCCCGGCTGGCCGGGCTGGCCCGGATGGCCGGGGAAGGGGCCGGAGGAGGCGGCACGCGGGTCGAAGTGGGCCGCGCCGAGGATCTGCCCGGCGGTCGAGTCGCGGTTGGCGGCGAGCGCGATGAGCACGTGCTCGCTGCCGATGTAGGAGGCGCCCCGCGCACGGGCGATGTCGTGGGCGTCCAGCAGCGCGCGCTTGACGGCGGGGCTGACGGCGATGGACTTGCGCGGCGTGCCCTCCCCCACCTCGCGGTCGATGTTGTGGGCGAGCGCGTCGGTGTCCGCGCCCGCGCGGTTGATCATGGTGCGGGTCGGTTCGGTGGTGAGCGCCGCACGCAGCAGATGCTCGGTGTCCAGATCGCTGCTGCCGCGCTGTGCCGCGTACGAGGCCGCTTCGGAGATGAGCTGCCGGGCCGGTTCGCTCATCAGACGGAGGAAGTCGTAGTAGCGGGGGTCCCGGCTGCCGCCGCCGACCGACGAGTCGGCGCCCCCCAGGATCCGCCGTATGTACTCTCCGAACGGGTCCCTGCCGAAGTCCTCGGGACCCATGTACCCGCTGGTCATTGGAATCCGTCCCGCTGACCCGACCTGGCCGGGCCACGCTGTGTCGGCTTCATGAAGCTTCCGGTGCGGAGTTCCCCCGAAAGGCCCTGCAACACGTCCGCGGCGGCTTCCCGCAGCCCGTCCCGGGCGGCTTCAGCCCGCGGTGAGCAGTCCCGTGGCGACGGCCGCGCCGAGGAGCCCCGCGGTCTGCAGCCGGGTGGGACGTTCACGCAGGACGGTGAGTCCCAGGAGCGCCGGGATCGCGGGATACATCGAGGAGAGCACGACGGCGACCGTGACGATCTGCTCCCGCGTGGCCAGCAGGTAGAACACCAGGGCCAGCGTCGCGGCCGCGCCCGTCGCGGCGGCCCCGGCCGCCTGGCGCAGCGGCAGCACGGACCATGCGGCCCGGCCCGTCCTCCCCGTCCGCCCGGAGGGCCCGGCCCCCTGCCGGGTCAGTGCGGCGCGCAGCGGCGGCAGCGCGGCGGGCAGGATCACGGCGAGGGCGGTGAGACGTCCCGCGGTGACGGGCCAGATGCCGGAGTCCTGGCCGGCCTGGGCGAGTGCCGCGTACTGGAGGGCGATCCCGGCCCCGGCGGTGAGTCCGTCCAGGGAGGCCGCGGGCGCGGTGGAGAGCGCGGGAGCGGTGCGTGA
It contains:
- a CDS encoding DeoR/GlpR family DNA-binding transcription regulator, whose product is MRRHERMNALLELLGERGRLDVAEAATSLEVSVATMRRDMDALAEQQLLKRTRGGAVLAPVAYDLPIRYKRGHHASKHAVAETAAAMVEEGDVVGLSGGTTTTEIARSLATRPEFAEAGPQARLTIVTNSLNIANELAVRPQIRIVLTGGVAHSRSFELTGPYSEMVLRQLTLDIAFIGVNGIDAQWGGTVHDEAEASTNRLMAERAARAVVVADSSKLGLRCFARVGGADVFGTLVTDAAMDEASRQKFTDQGLRVVTAAPPMAGG
- a CDS encoding CoA transferase, whose protein sequence is MERSSSAAVGTAIPSGPASDPGSDPVGAEPALAQAEAAAAGTDAGLPGIAHAWAALGGDGALLERISCTQRAVLPSRLPVLELARASVAVCSLAAAELSSVRAGGTGTGTTAGGGGGNESGSRAVPSVQVDDGAVATSFTSGRHLRADGRAPVTFSPLSRFWRTADGWLRTHANYPHHRTRLLSALGISVEDRDDTTLAEILATELAQRDAAEVEETVHAAGGLAVAVRTAKEWAAHPQGLQAARRPLLTTARMDQAPVRTLPDPSGKGPMHGVRVLDLTRVLAGPVASRALALFGADVLRIDAPQLPENLDTHADTGAGKRSALLDLSSRSGQAAFDELLAAADVVVTGYRPGALDRFGLAPESLADRRPGVVVGQLSAWGAYGPWHRRRGFDSLVQAASGISIIEGQQDEAGEGIPGALPAQALDHGTGYLLAAALMRALTEQRRGRCGARLVRLALSQTANWLMNGLTSQISPYALSQAAEAAAQEPVDPAAWLAETDSPLGRLRYALPPVAYDGSPTDWPHPPGMPGTDPAAWW
- a CDS encoding DUF1707 SHOCT-like domain-containing protein, translated to MSDELPDMRASDAERERIADVLRDALAEGRLGMDEFQERLDSTYRARTRGELVPLVRDLPHHPEEDTSGDRSPEVSGAQDASTAPSLRKTRRWAERIGGRATSRWGIGIMGGFGRRGQWTVPRVFTGIGIMGGGELDLREARFEDRDVVIRCFALMGGFSVTVPPGVGVEVRGVGIMGGFDSSASGFGDAGAPRVVITGVTVMGGVGVVRKIPREEKLELRAERRQQRELERRERREGRDRRRGHGGHHGGHHGGHHGGHGGHGSSDHGGKSL
- a CDS encoding glycoside hydrolase family 25 protein; the protein is MVIKGVDVSSYQPSDYSTKGLDFVFIKITEGTSYTNPKWVAQRKTARDAELVTGFYHFGRAGSMKKQADYFMSKINLVKGDMLVLDWEDSEVTNAEKDYFIKYVQKERPHTRVLLYCNTNFWFNHDTTSFAGDGLWIAHYNGKPGKPGIKHSWRFHQYTNDPIDTNLAKFDTRAELRKWTHKEP
- a CDS encoding OsmC family protein; protein product: MATTRTAHTVWNGDLKKGSGEVTFDSSGIGTQSVTWASRAEEPNGRTSPEELIAAAHSSCFSMALSNGLNSAGKPPTRLDTRADVTFQPGTGITGIHLTVQGEVPGIDEASFTAAAEEAKTNCPVSQALSGTTITLTAKLS
- a CDS encoding Fpg/Nei family DNA glycosylase, giving the protein MPELPEVEALRDFLDDRLTGRTVERVTPVAISVLKTYEPQPSALEGQTVTGVSRHGKFLDLEAGGLHLVVHLARAGWLRWRDSVPPGPPRPGKGPLALRLSLAGPEQGGEGGGFDLTEAGTRKRLAVYCVHDPSEVPGIGRLGPDPLADDFTREVFAGLVQGQRHRIKGLLRDQSVIAGVGNAYSDEILHAARLSPFKIADELTEEEITGLYEALRATLRDAVERSRGLAAGKLKSEKKTGLRVHGRKGEPCPVCGDTVREVSFSDSSLQYCATCQTGGKPLADRRMSRLLK
- a CDS encoding GAF and ANTAR domain-containing protein — protein: MSADELEEFATGLANMARDLLAQDSVQKTLDRIVTHAVELVDGCEAAGVMTVENRQVKTLATSSDVVRASDRLQGALDEGPCFDAARTPKEVYRVADMTETVTRWPHYAPEARKLGVGSMMGFLLYTDEDNLGALDLYSSTPNAFTRQSEHVGWLLASHAAVAFSSARTHAQLHTALETRHNIGEAIGIVMERYHLDEDQAFSVLKKSSQDRNTKLREIVRIVTETGEIPGAKPRS
- a CDS encoding DUF4236 domain-containing protein; translated protein: MPLTFRKSFRVLPGVKVNINRKSWSVTTGGKHGPRRTVSSDGRRTTSMDLPGPFGYRHTTSSSSSRRTSRGSKLKTLTRALRGGKH
- a CDS encoding ATP-dependent Clp protease ATP-binding subunit; translated protein: MTSGYMGPEDFGRDPFGEYIRRILGGADSSVGGGSRDPRYYDFLRLMSEPARQLISEAASYAAQRGSSDLDTEHLLRAALTTEPTRTMINRAGADTDALAHNIDREVGEGTPRKSIAVSPAVKRALLDAHDIARARGASYIGSEHVLIALAANRDSTAGQILGAAHFDPRAASSGPFPGHPGQPGQPGHPGQGGPQYPGAQAAGPEAPPGRGPQGKQRSETPNLDKYGTDLTEMAHDGRIDPVIGREEEIEQTIEILARRGKNNPVLIGEAGVGKTAIVEGLAQRITDGDVPDSLLGRRVVQLDVSGVIAGTRYRGDFEERLNAIIDEIRERSEQLIVFIDELHTVVGAGGGGTEGGSMDASNMLKPPLSRGELHVIGATTLEEHRRHIEKDAALARRFQPVLVSEPSVPDAVEILRGLRDRYEAHHQVRYTGDALIAAVELSDRYLTGRFLPDKAIDLLDQAGARVRLRTATRGTDMRALEREAERVSRDKDQAVAAEDYERATQLRDRLTELEEEIGRGERKQHPNGRIAEVTVEDIADIVARQTGIPVSNLTQEERERLLGMEDRLRERVIGQDEAVSAVADAVLRSRAGLASPAKPIGSFLFLGPTGVGKTELARALAESLFGTDERMVRLDMSEYQERHTVSRLVGAPPGYVGHEDAGQLTETVRRNPYSLLLLDEIEKAHADVFNLLLQVLDDGRLTDSQGRTVDFTNTVIVMTSNLGSEAITGRGAVLGFGSGDEEEEEDARRERVMRPLRENFRPEFLNRIDEIVIFRQLSDEQLRTVTDMMLDETRHRVHSQDLAVEFTPAAVDWLAQRGYQPEYGARPLRRTIQREVDNRLSRMLLSGELKPHTGLLVDAEADELVFRPQGETSSAGSDAGSME
- a CDS encoding EamA family transporter; its protein translation is MGALLALASAVFYGMADFAGGLLSRRAGFALVALTGQAGGLVLALAAAPLYPAPSPAFPDLAWGALSGVGTGLGMIFLFRGMTRGAISVVVPVSAVGGLALPVLAGVAVLGDRPSALSWLGILVAVPSLWLASRTAPALSTAPAASLDGLTAGAGIALQYAALAQAGQDSGIWPVTAGRLTALAVILPAALPPLRAALTRQGAGPSGRTGRTGRAAWSVLPLRQAAGAAATGAAATLALVFYLLATREQIVTVAVVLSSMYPAIPALLGLTVLRERPTRLQTAGLLGAAVATGLLTAG